From the Devosia sp. FJ2-5-3 genome, the window TTCGGATAAAAATATCGGAGACAGGTTGTCTGTTGGTTCTAAGTACTTCTCTCGATCTATAATAAATATGTATGATTTTGGTGCAAAGCTTGTTTTTGTAGCTTGGAGGCGGCAGTGCCCAGATGACCTGGAGCAAATAGACCAAATTCTTGGCGAGTTTTGCTATGATTTGGTTGAAGCTCGACAGTATGAGCTAGCAGAGCAATTGCTCCTATTCTCCATGATGGAGGCGAAGCCGATTAAGATGGATCGGCAGATGATGAATGTGGTCAATCTTGGAAACTGCTACCGACTTCAGGGAGACGAAAAAAAGTCTAAAGAGGTTCTAGACTCGGTTGATTGGAGCGCGGCCCGAGATGAATTTCAGATTTGTGTGAGTGCGATCAAGGGGGATGTGCTTCATGTGACAAGCCTTATGCCTCGAATATCAGAAGATACTATAAGCGCGCACAACTACGAAAGTTGGCCGGCGTTTTACAGGGTACGAGAAGATGAGCGCTTCGCGAAATCTTTCGAGGAGGTATTTGGCCGTCCATTCAGTCCTGCAGCGGAGGACCGTCACAGCTTTATGCAACTTATGAGTCTGGTGCATGAAGACGAAGAACGCGCGCAGTTAGGGATTGGTGAGGTGGCTTTGCCTGTCGAAGACAGTAAAAGCCAAAACTCTACGCTGAATTAGGTTGCGACAGGATCGGCATATCGGCAGTCGCTGTCGTCGAGATAAGTTGGACCGCTTGTACGTAACTATGAGCTCTTTCACCTGAAATGCTTAATTAGAGCGTTTCGGCACTCATGGCAGATTTTTTGGTCGGGTGAGGGACTCCCACCCGGCGCTGCGCGCAGACCTCTCCCCGGCGGGGAGAGGTGACTAAGACACCTCGCCCTCCAGCGTATCCAGTTCCATCTCGCGCAAGCGTCTGACCTCGTCGCGCAGCCTTGCAGCCTTCTCGAATTCCAAATTCGTCGCGGCTTCGCGCATTTCGCGTTCGAGGTCTTTGATGACTGTGGCGAGATTGTCGCCGGTGACCACCTTTTCCTTGCCGTCCTTGCCCTTGCCGATGGAAATCGTGACGTGGTCGCGCTCGGCGGTGCTGTCGATGATGTCGTTGATGCGGGCTTTCACCGATTGGGGGGTGATGCCGTTGGCTTCGTTATAGGCGATCTGCTTTTCGCGGCGGCGGTTGGTTTCCGCCAGGGCGCGTTCCATTGAGCCGGTGGTCTTGTCGGCATAGAGGATGACCTTGCCGTCGACGTTACGCGCGGCGCGGCCGATGGTCTGGATGAGGGAGGTTTCCGAGCGCAGGAAACCTTCCTTGTCGGCGTCGAGAATGGCGACGAGGCCGCATTCGGGGATGTCGAGGCCTTCGCGGAGGAGGTTGATGCCCACCAGAACGTCGAAGGCACCGAGGCGGAGATCGCGAATGATCTCGATGCGTTCGATGGTGTCGACGTCCGAGTGCATGTAGCGCACGCGAATGCCCTGTTCGTGCATATATTCGGTGAGATCCTCGGCCATTTTCTTGGTGAGGACGGTGACGAGCGTGCGGTAGCCGGCCTTGACCGTGGTGCGGATGGCGTCGATGACGTCGTCGACCTGATGGGTGGCCGGGCGGATCTCGACCGGAGGATCGATGAGGCCGGTGGGGCGGATGACCTGTTCGGCGAAAACGCCGCCGGTCTGGTCCATTTCCCAGGAGCCGGGGGTGGCCGAGACATAGACCGATTGCGGGCGCATGGCGTTCCACTCCTCGAAGCGGAGCGGGCGATTGTCCATGCAGGAGGGCAGGCGGAAGCCGTATTCGGCAAGGGTCGCCTTGCGGCGGAGGTCGCCGCGATACATGGCGCCGAGCTGGCCGATGGTGACGTGGCTTTCGTCGACGAAAACCAGCGCATTGTCGGGGAGATATTCGAACAGGGTCGGCGGCGGCTCGCCGGGGCGGCGGCCGGAGAAGTAGCGCGAATAATTCTCGATGCCGGCGCAGGAGCCGGTGGCTTCCATCATTTCGAGATCGAAGAGGCTGCGCTGCTCGAGGCGCTGGGCCTCGAGGAAGCGGCCGGCGCCGGTCAGTTCCTGGAGGCGCGCGGCGAGATCGGCGCGGATCTGCTTGATCGCCTGGTTCATCGTGGTGCGCGGCGTCACGTGGTGGCTGTTCGCGTAGACGCGGATAAAGGTGAGATCGGCGGATTTCTTGCCGGTGAGGGGATCGAATTCGGTGATCGCCTCGACCTCGTTGCCGAAGAGGGTGACGCGCCAGGCGGCGGCTTCATAGTGGGCGGGGAAGATTTCCACGGTATCGCCGCGCACGCGAAATGTGCCGCGGACGAAGCCGGTGTCGCCGCGTTTGTATTGCAGCGCGACGAGCTTTGCGAGCAGCTGGCGCTGATCGATCTTTTCGCCCTTCTGCACATCGATGGTCATGGCGGTGTAGTCTTCCACTGAGCCGATACCGTAGATGCAGGAGACCGAGGCGACGATGATGACGTCGTCGCGTTCGAGGATCGCGCGGGTCGCCGAGTGGCGCATGCGGTCGATCTGCTCGTTGATGGTGGATTCTTTTTCGATGTAGGTGTCGGTGCGCGGGACGTAGGCTTCCGGCTGGTAATAGTCGTAGTAGGAGACGAAATACTCG encodes:
- the uvrB gene encoding excinuclease ABC subunit UvrB, which gives rise to MAPKSTRPGKAEFSIDEFFAEIEKAEDIAASKPLYAERMKNKRALDRADQAAAAAAAEPQPVRREDTKKTPLEKRRTTKSNNDTATGMSKKTSKTKINSVDRVDFDGMGEAPQAGFNHVPSAKVTARDISRVAATDPEAMSKVREALDASVKKNKARNNEDVSGATTVGVTATVKALEQIILHGRKEVEGSAPWAPHRPERPAKRGASKPFRLDTTYTPAGDQPTAIAELVEGINNGETDQVLLGVTGSGKTFTAAQVIAQTQRPALILAPNKTLAAQLYSEFKGFFPDNAVEYFVSYYDYYQPEAYVPRTDTYIEKESTINEQIDRMRHSATRAILERDDVIIVASVSCIYGIGSVEDYTAMTIDVQKGEKIDQRQLLAKLVALQYKRGDTGFVRGTFRVRGDTVEIFPAHYEAAAWRVTLFGNEVEAITEFDPLTGKKSADLTFIRVYANSHHVTPRTTMNQAIKQIRADLAARLQELTGAGRFLEAQRLEQRSLFDLEMMEATGSCAGIENYSRYFSGRRPGEPPPTLFEYLPDNALVFVDESHVTIGQLGAMYRGDLRRKATLAEYGFRLPSCMDNRPLRFEEWNAMRPQSVYVSATPGSWEMDQTGGVFAEQVIRPTGLIDPPVEIRPATHQVDDVIDAIRTTVKAGYRTLVTVLTKKMAEDLTEYMHEQGIRVRYMHSDVDTIERIEIIRDLRLGAFDVLVGINLLREGLDIPECGLVAILDADKEGFLRSETSLIQTIGRAARNVDGKVILYADKTTGSMERALAETNRRREKQIAYNEANGITPQSVKARINDIIDSTAERDHVTISIGKGKDGKEKVVTGDNLATVIKDLEREMREAATNLEFEKAARLRDEVRRLREMELDTLEGEVS